Proteins encoded within one genomic window of Glycine soja cultivar W05 chromosome 1, ASM419377v2, whole genome shotgun sequence:
- the LOC114407821 gene encoding protein unc-13 homolog isoform X2, producing the protein MESVVLPLELIQLFRSLDFPTQQEYEAWLRRNLKVLEAGLLLHPHLPLDKSDPSAQSLQHIIHRAFEKPMDIGKNGESMQTFRTVVMSLACRSSDGSISETCHWADGFPLNLWIYQTLLEACFDLHAESSVIEEVDEVLELIKKTWVMLGINEMLHNICFAWILFHRYVVTGQVENDLLFASSNLLAEVGKDTGGSKDPIYSKILRNTLSLILSWAEKGLLAYHHTFHNGNIESMESVVSLAVLSAKILEDISHDYNRKKKDDVDYTRVDNYIRSSLRAVFIQKLEKLDLSKHPSRKQNKAFPILSVLARDIIELAINEKAIFSPKLKRWHPLATGVAVATLHVCYGNELKKYVKGINELTPDAIEVLIAADKLEKDLVQIAVEDSVDSEDGGKSIIREMQPYEAEAVIATLVKSWINIRVDRLGEWVDRNVRQEVWNPGENKEGFAPSAVEVLRIIDDTLEAFFLLPIPMHADLLPELMSGLDKSLQQYILKATSGCGSRSSFIPTLPALTRCSTTSKTGVFKKKEKSQVTQRRKAHVGTTIGDNSIDITQMCVRINTMQRIRMELGVLEKRIVANLSSSRSTNADIANGVSLKFKLSASAAVEGIHQLCECIAYKIVFHELWHVIWDGLYVGEVASARIEPFLQELEQYLEIVSSTVHDKVRTRVIVKVMQASFDGFLLVLLAGGPSRAFSLQDSVIIEEDFKFLTGLFWSNGDGLPAELIEKHSTTVKGVLPLFRADTEHIIQQFSQLTMEMYGSTAKSRLPLPPTADQWSPTEPNTLLRVLCNRNDEAAAKFLKKNYNLPKKL; encoded by the exons ATGGAGTCAGTGGTTCTTCCACTAGAGCTGATACAACTGTTCAGGAGTTTAGATTTTCCCACTCAACAAGAGTATGAAGCTTGGTTGAGGAGAAATTTGAAGGTTCTTGAAGCAGGACTCCTCTTGCATCCTCACCTTCCCTTAGATAAGTCGGACCCTTCTGCACAGAGCCTCCAGCACATAATCCACAGAGCATTTGAGAAACCCATGGATATTGGAAAGAACGGTGAATCAATGCAAACCTTTCGAACTGTTGTTATGTCTCTTGCTTGCAGATCATCTGATGGGTCTATTTCTGAGACATGCCATTGGGCTGATGGTTTTCCACTGAACCTCTGGATCTACCAAACTCTTTTAGAAGCTTGTTTTGATCTTCATGCAGAATCTTCTGTGATAGAAGAGGTTGATGAGGTCTTAGAACTCATTAAGAAGACCTGGGTTATGCTTGGAATCAATGAGATGCTGCATAATATTTGTTTCGCATGGATCTTATTTCATCGGTATGTTGTCACTGGCCAAGTGGAGAATGACCTTCTGTTTGCATCCAGTAATCTATTGGCAGAAGTTGGGAAAGATACTGGAGGCTCAAAAGATCCTATTTACTCAAAAATTTTGAGGAACACGTTGAGTTTGATATTAAGTTGGGCAGAGAAAGGTCTCCTAGCATACCATCATACTTTCCATAATGGTAATATTGAATCAATGGAAAGTGTTGTTTCTCTTGCAGTATTATCAGCAAAGATATTAGAAGATATCTCTCATGACTACAATCggaagaaaaaagatgatgtGGACTACACTAGAgttgataattatattagatCATCTTTGCGTGCTGTTTTCATTCAG AAATTGGAGAAACTGGATCTCAGCAAGCATCCATCTAGAAAACAGAATAAAGCCTTTCCCATTCTTTCTGTCCTTGCACGAGATATTATTGAACTGGCTATTAATGAGAAAGCAATATTTAGTCCCAAACTTAAGAGATGGCATCCTCTTGCTACTGGTGTTGCTGTTGCTACCCTCCATGTGTGTTATGGAAATGAGTTGAAGAAGTATGTTAAGGGTATTAATGAGTTGACACCTGATGCTATAGAAGTGCTGATAGCTGCTGACAAATTGGAGAAAGATCTGGTGCAGATAGCAGTGGAAGATTCTGTTGACAgtgaagatggtggaaaatccATTATAAGGGAGATGCAACCTTACGAGGCTGAAGCTGTTATTGCTACCCTGGTTAAGTCATGGATAAATATTAGAGTAGATAGATTGGGGGAATGGGTTGACAGAAATGTGCGACAAGAG GTATGGAATCCTGGGGAAAATAAAGAGGGTTTTGCTCCTTCTGCTGTTGAAGTTCTACGAATCATAGATGACACTCTGGAGGCTTTCTTTCTGTTACCTATACCCATGCATGCAGATTTGCTTCCTGAATTGATGTCTGGTCTCGACAAATCTCTGCAACAGTACATTTTGAAAGCCACATCTGGCTGTG gTAGCCGTAGTAGCTTCATCCCAACTTTGCCTGCATTGACTAGGTGTTCAACAACATCAAAAACTGGtgtatttaagaaaaaagaaaagtcacAAGTGACTCAGAGGAGGAAAGCCCATGTTGGAACCACTATTGGAGACAACTCAATTGATATAACCCAGATGTGTGTTCGCATCAATACTATGCAGCGCATTCGCATGGAATTAGGGGTTTTGGAAAAGAGGATAGTTGCCAATCTCAGCAGTTCTAGATCCACTAATGCGGATATAGCAAATGGGGTGAGCTTGAAGTTCAAGCTTTCCGCATCTGCTGCTGTGGAAGGCATCCATCAACTCTGCGAGTGCATAGCATACAAAATCGTTTTCCATGAACTCTGGCATGTTATTTGGGATGGCCTTTATGTTGGAGAAGTTGCATCTGCTAGGATTGAGCCTTTTCTTCAGGAGCTTGAGCAATACTTGGAGATTGTATCATCTACAGTGCATGATAAAGTTAGAACACGTGTAATTGTTAAAGTAATGCAGGCTTCTTTTGATGGGTTTCTGTTGGTTTTGTTAGCCGGAGGTCCATCACGTGCTTTCTCTCTGCAAGATTCTGTTATTATAGAGGAAGATTTCAAGTTTCTGACTGGCTTGTTCTGGTCCAATGGAGATGGATTGCCAGCTGAATTGATAGAAAAGCATTCTACCACTGTCAAAGGTGTACTTCCCTTGTTTCGTGCTGATACTGAGCACATAATTCAGCAGTTCAGTCAACTTACTATGGAAATGTACGGTTCTACAGCCAAATCCCGGCTTCCATTGCCTCCAACAGCAGATCAATGGAGTCCAACAGAACCGAACACACTTTTGCGAGTCTTGTGTAATAGGAATGATGAGGCAGCTGCAAAGTTCCTTAAGAAGAATTACAACTTACCTAAGAAGCTCTAA
- the LOC114407802 gene encoding lachrymatory-factor synthase-like, which yields MEPIEQGSQPEKEKWKGKATTEVKGAKAEQVWPLLEDFFGLDKWFPTLSTCIPVEGISGQPGCVRFCAGFKTPVDDGKQTVNWTKQKLLSIDPTQRVFSYSIVDGNVGFHSYVSTLKVLPMAEGCEIEWLYEVEPVEGWKLEHLDSFIDTGLQVMAQRMQAALKTMEEAVFMA from the coding sequence ATGGagccaattgaacaaggaagccaacctgaaaaggaaaaatggaagGGCAAGGCCACAACAGAAGTAAAAGGAGCCAAAGCAGAACAAGTTTGGCCTCTTTTGGAGGATTTCTTTGGCCTTGACAAGTGGTTCCCCACTCTCTCTACATGCATTCCAGTTGAAGGTATCTCTGGCCAACCTGGGTGTGTTCGCTTCTGCGCTGGTTTCAAGACCCCTGTGGATGATGGCAAACAAACTGTGAATTGGACTAAGCAGAAACTGCTATCCATTGACCCAACTCAACGGGTTTTTAGCTATTCGATCGTGGATGGGAATGTAGGATTTCACTCCTACGTTTCAACTTTGAAGGTGCTGCCAATGGCTGAGGGGTGTGAGATTGAGTGGCTATATGAAGTTGAACCTGTTGAAGGGTGGAAACTGGAGCATCTTGATTCCTTCATAGACACGGGCTTGCAGGTCATGGCTCAGAGGATGCAAGCAGCTTTGAAGACAATGGAGGAAGCAGTATTCATGGCTTAA
- the LOC114407812 gene encoding dolichyl-diphosphooligosaccharide--protein glycosyltransferase subunit STT3A-like — translation MAASNAHNGTTTNSIRHAFGNVLAFFILLLIGVLAFSIRLFSVIKYESVIHEFDPYFNYRVTQFLTKNGIYDFWNWFDDRTWYPLGRVIGGTVYPGLTLTAGTLWWVLNSLNIPLSVETVCVFTAPIFSAFASWATYLLTKEVKGAGAGLTAAVLLAMVPSYISRSVAGSYDNEAVAIFALIFTFYLYIKTLNTGSLFYATLNSIAYFYMVCSWGGYTFIINLIPMHVLLCIVTGRYSSRLYIAYAPLVVLGTLLAALVPVVGFNAVMTSEHFASFLVFIIIHVVALVHYIKGILSPKMFKVAVALVVSVGLAVCCAMVAVLVALVASSPTKGWSGRSLSLLDPTYASKYIPIIASVSEHQPPTWPSYFMDINVLAFLVPAGIIACFSPLSDASSFVVLYIVTSVYFSGVMVRLMLVLAPAACILSGIALSQAFDVFSRSIKLQLPSLLGHSHVDAGEASSESVVTNDSMKSDKSEDTSKERTSKKSKKKEKEPVEKPPSKSQIKKRLLVLPLETSIIAIVLLVLLGAFYVVHSVWAAAEAYSAPSIVLTSHSHDGLHVFDDFREAYAWLSHNTEIDDKVASWWDYGYQTTAMANRTVIVDNNTWNNTHIATVGTAMSSPEKAAWEIFHSLDVKYVLVVFGGLVGYPSDDINKFLWMVRIGGGVFPHIKEPDYLRDGQYRIDSMATPTMLNCLMYKLSYYRFVETDGKAFDRVRRTEIGKKYFKLTHFEEVFTTHHWMVRIYKLKPPKNRIRGKIKKSKSKASSKTTSKRKGLKRNPF, via the exons ATGGCGGCCTCCAATGCTCACAACGGCACCACCACCAACTCCATCAGGCACGCCTTCGGCAACGTCCTCGCGTTCTTCATCCTTCTCCTCATCGGCGTTCTGGCCTTCTCGATCCGTCTCTTCTCC GTTATAAAGTATGAGAGTGTTATCCACGAGTTTGATCCTTATTTCAACTATAGAGTCACTCAG TTTTTGACAAAGAATGGGATATACGATTTCTGGAACTGGTTTGATGATCGAACTTG GTATCCCCTCGGTCGTGTAATTGGTGGGACTGTCTATCCTGGTTTGACGTTGACAGCAGGCACCTTATGGTG GGTACTGAATTCCCTAAACATACCTCTCTCAGTTGAAACTGTTTGTGTGTTTACTGCACCTATATTCTCAGCCTTTGCTTCATGGGCAACTTATCTTCTGACAAAG GAGGTTAAGGGTGCGGGGGCTGGCTTGACAGCAGCAGTTCTTCTGGCTATG GTCCCTTCATATATATCTCGATCAGTGGCTGGCAGCTACGACAATGAAGCTGTTGCTATATTTGCTTTGATATTCACTTTCTATCTCTATATTAAG ACACTCAATACAGGGTCCCTCTTTTATGCCACTTTGAATTCCATAGCATACTTTTACATG GTTTGCTCATGGGGAGGGTACACTTTTATCATTAATCTTATTCCGATGCATGTACTCTTGTGCATAGTAACCGGTCGCTATTCTTCTCGACTGTACATTGCATATGCACCTCTT GTTGTATTGGGAACATTGTTGGCTGCCTTGGTGCCTGTGGTTGGGTTTAATGCTGTAATGACATCAGAGCATTTTGCATCATTTCTG GTTTTCATTATCATCCATGTAGTGGCTCTTGTGCACTATATCAAAGGAATTCTTTCACCAAAAATGTTCAAAGTAGCTGTGGCACTAGTTGTTTCTGTTGGCCT GGCAGTGTGTTGTGCAATGGTGGCAGTACTTGTAGCATTGGTAGCTTCAAGCCCAACAAAAGGATGGAGTGGAAGAAGTTTAAGTCTGCTTGATCC TACTTATGCAAGCAAGTATATACCAATCATTGCTAGTGTTAGTGAGCATCAGCCACCTACTTGGCCTTCATACTTTATGGATATCAATGTCTTGGCATTCCTCGTTCCAGCTGGCATTATt GCATGCTTTTCTCCCCTATCTGATGCAAGCTCCTTTGTGGTACTTTATATTGTTACGTCGGTATACTTTTCTGGAGTCATG GTTCGCTTGATGCTTGTACTTGCTCCAGCAGCATGTATCTTGTCTGGGATTGCTCTTTCTCAGGCTTTTGATGTTTTCTCAAGATCTATTAAGTTGCAGTTGCCCAGCCTATTGGGTCATTCTCACGTTGAT GCAGGGGAAGCCAGTTCTGAAAGTGTTGTGACAAATGATTCGATGAAGTCTGATAAAAGTGAGGACACATCAAAGGAACGAACCTCaaagaagagcaagaagaaggaaaaggaaCCTGTGGAAAAGCCTCCGAGCAAGTCACAAATTAAGAAAAGGCTTTTGGTTTTACCTCTGGAAACATCCATCATTGCTATTGTCTTGCTTGTGTTGCTAGGTGCCTTCTATGTG GTTCATAGTGTATGGGCAGCAGCAGAAGCTTATTCAGCCCCTTCTATTGTTCTAACATCACATTCACATGATGGACTTCATGTTTTTGACGATTTTAGAGAGGCTTATGCTTGGCTGAGTCATAATACAGAAATAGATGATAAA GTGGCTTCTTGGTGGGACTATGGGTACCAGACAACTGCCATGGCTAACCGAACTGTCATTGTTGATAATAATACCTGGAATAACACACATATTGCTACTGTTGGTACTGCCATGTCTTCCCCAGAGAAGGCAGCTTGGGAAATTTTCCACTCATTGGATGTCAAATATGTTCTTGTTGTCTTTGGAG GACTGGTTGGCTATCCCAGTGATGATATCAATAAGTTCTTGTGGATGGTTCGTATTGGAGGGGGTGTATTCCCTCACATAAAGGAACCAGATTATTTA aggGACGGTCAATATCGGATTGATTCCATGGCCACACCAACAATGCTAAACTGCCTCATGTATAAACTTTCATATTACAG ATTTGTGGAGACTGATGGTAAAGCTTTCGATAGAGTGAGGCGGACTGAAATTGGGAAGAAATATTTCAAACTTACGCATTTTGAGGAG GTGTTCACAACTCACCATTGGATGGTTCGGATTTACAAGTTGAAACCACCAAAGAACCGGATTCGaggaaagattaaaaaatcaaaatct AAAGCAAGCTCAAAAACTACCTCGAAAAGAAAAGGATTAAAACGGAACCCCTTTTAG